One window from the genome of Salvia miltiorrhiza cultivar Shanhuang (shh) chromosome 7, IMPLAD_Smil_shh, whole genome shotgun sequence encodes:
- the LOC130994012 gene encoding probable carboxylesterase 15: MAPLSGKTAYDNQRNLHLRLYKPRSTPAAALPILYFCHGGGCPTTTLAASALQVMVVAPDYRLALEHRLPIVVEDVLSSLKWLQQQALLADGGGDEWLRKGIDFGRVFVVGDSSGGNLAHRGGRTDCGGLYGVSVV, translated from the coding sequence ATGGCACCGCTGTCTGGAAAGACTGCTTATGACAACCAACGCAacctccacctccgcctctACAAGCCCCGCTCCACCCCCGCCGCCGCCCTCCCCATTCTCTACTTCTGCCACGGGGGTGGTTGCCCCACCACCACACTTGCTGCCTCCGCCTTGCAGGTCATGGTGGTGGCGCCTGACTACCGGCTAGCGCTGGAGCACAGGCTCCCCATCGTCGTAGAGGATGTGCTCAGCTCTCTCAAGTGGTTACAGCAGCAGGCTCTGCTGGCTGACGGCGGCGGTGATGAGTGGCTGCGGAAGGGAATTGATTTCGGGAGAGTGTTCGTGGTGGGTGATTCCTCCGGCGGGAACCTGGCCCACCGGGGAGGCCGGACCGACTGCGGCGGGCTCTACGGGGTTAGCGTCGTCTAG
- the LOC130993700 gene encoding uncharacterized protein LOC130993700, with product MNRLETNSAVIWEFYTVVPHDFGFKRTIMELEHGNDYVVQDTLSDSSISPEKKKLLNTQNVRRDKGILSTIRNSGCNRHDDLPYLLCFDLRKELMFIIDNSVKLNHHPVGSNYNLLCDVFVRFEPKTIYIFI from the exons GGAATTTTATACTGTGGTTCCTCACGACTTTGGTTTCAAAAGAACAA TTATGGAGTTGGAGCATGGAAATGATTATGTCGTTCAAG ATACACTAAGTGATTCTTCGATCTCaccggaaaaaaaaaagttactaaACACACAGAATGTCCGACGTGACAAAGGTATACTATCAACAATACGTAACTCTGGGTGTAATAGACATG ATGATCTTCCATATCTTCTTTGTTTTGACCTACGCAAAGAGTTGATGTTCATTATCGACAATTCAGTTAAGCTTAATCATCATCCTGTTGGATCCAACTACAACCTCTTGTGTGATGTTTTTGTAAGGTTCGAACCTAAAACAATATACATTTTTATATGA